From a region of the Tachysurus fulvidraco isolate hzauxx_2018 chromosome 5, HZAU_PFXX_2.0, whole genome shotgun sequence genome:
- the slc19a1 gene encoding reduced folate transporter isoform X1 encodes MAYSAVNGTGEMKDKMMTNCNKSEGEIKEPPEHELNSTKVELKTEQQTPLAWKWSVTFLCFYGFMVQLKPGESFITPYLLSTEKNFTREQVTNEINPVLSYSYMAVLVPVFLLTDYLRYKPVLVLQSMSHVSIWLLLLLGTTLLQMQFMEFFYGITMAARVAYSSYIFSLVPANLYQRVASYSRSSVLLGVFISSVTGQLCMSLTGISYNTLSAISLGFVSFGLLLSTCLPWPKRSLFFNQNNKNEEKTATQSELAKMKPDEMITEGEKALAGGSCSQKTSSSMNFMLIGMLKEMCNVVKVPNLRLWSLWWVFNSTGYYLVVFYVHILWNTLNQATDQKHVYNGGVEAASTLLGAITSFAAGFVKIRWTVWSELVIGVITATQAGLLLLMGTTTNIWVCYITYILFRGVYQFLVPIATFQIASSLTKELCALVFGINTFLGTILKTIIILIVVEKRGLALPVHSQFFVYFFYFGVLTLVYLGCAAWVIARHCRTREQEQVPTEATTPIELSPVKKDLSNGPVRT; translated from the exons ATGGCATATTCTGCTGTAAATGGAACAGGGGAAATGAAGGATAAAATGATGACAAACTGTAATAAAAGTGAAGGAGAAATCAAGGAACCACCTGAGCATGAGCTCAACTCTACGAAAGTTGAGCTGAAGACTGAGCAGCAAACACCTCTGGCCTGGAAATGGTCAGTCACCTTCCTTTGTTTTTATGGCTTCATGGTTCAACTGAAGCCAGGCGAGTCTTTCATCACTCCTTACCTCCTTAGCACGGAGAAGAACTTCACCAGAGAGCAG GTCACAAATGAGATTAACCCAGTGCTGTCATATTCATACATGGCTGTACTGGTGCCTGTGTTTCTGCTGACAGATTACTTGCGCTATAAGCCTGTCTTGGTCCTGCAAAGCATGAGTCATGTCTCTATTTGGCTCCTACTGCTGCTGGGCACCACCTTGTTGCAAATGCAGTTCATGGAGTTCTTTTATGGCATAACGATGGCGGCACGTGTGGCCTACTCCTCTTACATTTTTTCACTTGTGCCAGCAAATCTGTATCAGCGTGTAGCAAGTTACTCACGCTCCTCTGTGCTGCTAGGTGTGTTTATTAGTTCAGTGACAGGCCAGCTGTGTATGTCACTAACTGGCATCTCATACAATACGCTAAGTGCCATCTCATTGGGCTTTGTCTCTTTCGGCCTGTTGCTTTCCACGTGCTTGCCTTGGCCAAAGCGAAGTCTGTTTTTCAACCAGAACAacaaaaatgaagagaaaactGCGACTCAGTCAGAACTTGCCAAAATGAAACCCGATGAAATGATTACAGAAGGTGAAAAAGCTTTAGCAGGTGGCTCTTGCAGTCAGAAAACCTCCTCCAGCATGAATTTCATGTTAATTGGAATGTTGAAGGAGATGTGCAATGTTGTGAAAGTCCCCAACCTGAGACTCTGGAGCCTGTGGTGGGTGTTCAACTCCACTGGCTATTATCTGGTGGTGTTCTACGTGCATATCTTGTGGAACACGTTGAATCAAGCCACAGATCAGAAGCATGTCTATAATGGAGGAGTTGAAGCGGCCTCGACTCTGCTTG GTGCGATCACGTCATTTGCAGCAGGATTTGTGAAGATTAGGTGGACAGTCTGGTCCGAGCTGGTAATTGGGGTGATCACTGCAACCCAGGCTGGTTTGCTTCTTCTCATGGGCACCACCACCAACATATGGGTGTGTTATATAACCTATATCCTCTTCAGAGGCGTCTACCAATTCCTGGTTCCTATTGCTAC ttttcagattgcctcttctCTCACTAAGGAGCTGTGCGCTCTAGTCTTTGGGATAAACACTTTCCTGGGAACAATCTTGAAGACTATTATTATTCTCATTGTGGTAGAAAAAAGGGGCCTGGCTCTGCCAGTACACTCCCAG TTTTTTGTGTACTTCTTTTACTTTGGCGTGCTGACATTGGTGTATTTGGGCTGTGCTGCATGGGTTATCGCACGTCATTGCCGCACTCGGGAGCAAGAGCAGGTTCCCACTGAGGCGACTACGCCAATTGAGCTCAGCCCTGTGAAAAAAGATCTCTCCAATGGACCTGTCAGGACCTGA
- the slc19a1 gene encoding reduced folate transporter isoform X2 gives MEQLLVTNEINPVLSYSYMAVLVPVFLLTDYLRYKPVLVLQSMSHVSIWLLLLLGTTLLQMQFMEFFYGITMAARVAYSSYIFSLVPANLYQRVASYSRSSVLLGVFISSVTGQLCMSLTGISYNTLSAISLGFVSFGLLLSTCLPWPKRSLFFNQNNKNEEKTATQSELAKMKPDEMITEGEKALAGGSCSQKTSSSMNFMLIGMLKEMCNVVKVPNLRLWSLWWVFNSTGYYLVVFYVHILWNTLNQATDQKHVYNGGVEAASTLLGAITSFAAGFVKIRWTVWSELVIGVITATQAGLLLLMGTTTNIWVCYITYILFRGVYQFLVPIATFQIASSLTKELCALVFGINTFLGTILKTIIILIVVEKRGLALPVHSQFFVYFFYFGVLTLVYLGCAAWVIARHCRTREQEQVPTEATTPIELSPVKKDLSNGPVRT, from the exons ATGGAACAACTATTG GTCACAAATGAGATTAACCCAGTGCTGTCATATTCATACATGGCTGTACTGGTGCCTGTGTTTCTGCTGACAGATTACTTGCGCTATAAGCCTGTCTTGGTCCTGCAAAGCATGAGTCATGTCTCTATTTGGCTCCTACTGCTGCTGGGCACCACCTTGTTGCAAATGCAGTTCATGGAGTTCTTTTATGGCATAACGATGGCGGCACGTGTGGCCTACTCCTCTTACATTTTTTCACTTGTGCCAGCAAATCTGTATCAGCGTGTAGCAAGTTACTCACGCTCCTCTGTGCTGCTAGGTGTGTTTATTAGTTCAGTGACAGGCCAGCTGTGTATGTCACTAACTGGCATCTCATACAATACGCTAAGTGCCATCTCATTGGGCTTTGTCTCTTTCGGCCTGTTGCTTTCCACGTGCTTGCCTTGGCCAAAGCGAAGTCTGTTTTTCAACCAGAACAacaaaaatgaagagaaaactGCGACTCAGTCAGAACTTGCCAAAATGAAACCCGATGAAATGATTACAGAAGGTGAAAAAGCTTTAGCAGGTGGCTCTTGCAGTCAGAAAACCTCCTCCAGCATGAATTTCATGTTAATTGGAATGTTGAAGGAGATGTGCAATGTTGTGAAAGTCCCCAACCTGAGACTCTGGAGCCTGTGGTGGGTGTTCAACTCCACTGGCTATTATCTGGTGGTGTTCTACGTGCATATCTTGTGGAACACGTTGAATCAAGCCACAGATCAGAAGCATGTCTATAATGGAGGAGTTGAAGCGGCCTCGACTCTGCTTG GTGCGATCACGTCATTTGCAGCAGGATTTGTGAAGATTAGGTGGACAGTCTGGTCCGAGCTGGTAATTGGGGTGATCACTGCAACCCAGGCTGGTTTGCTTCTTCTCATGGGCACCACCACCAACATATGGGTGTGTTATATAACCTATATCCTCTTCAGAGGCGTCTACCAATTCCTGGTTCCTATTGCTAC ttttcagattgcctcttctCTCACTAAGGAGCTGTGCGCTCTAGTCTTTGGGATAAACACTTTCCTGGGAACAATCTTGAAGACTATTATTATTCTCATTGTGGTAGAAAAAAGGGGCCTGGCTCTGCCAGTACACTCCCAG TTTTTTGTGTACTTCTTTTACTTTGGCGTGCTGACATTGGTGTATTTGGGCTGTGCTGCATGGGTTATCGCACGTCATTGCCGCACTCGGGAGCAAGAGCAGGTTCCCACTGAGGCGACTACGCCAATTGAGCTCAGCCCTGTGAAAAAAGATCTCTCCAATGGACCTGTCAGGACCTGA